Proteins from a genomic interval of Bifidobacterium longum subsp. infantis ATCC 15697 = JCM 1222 = DSM 20088:
- a CDS encoding zinc-dependent metalloprotease, whose product MDDNAIHEWLIKCFGPIQGEMAWQQISQLPEEIREQLMSQDPSRLPNPSEVQQMMAAFSAGGLNTMGDMQRTVEEGPINVKLAKSIALQQANTSGSASSVSAVDGEAARRAMSEANLWLDTACEFNPAPGDPDVLTRAGWVEGTIDQWAKFAAPVAESMNDALASVISERLGGAFGDGEIAGMFAGPVPIPIPDGMKDPAQLMKLLGNTSFAMQLGHAAGNLSHEVHGSFDQGIALLKNPAGGLIAQNATEYARMLNGEASAAKADTAGTSVDATNPFSASTDASANPIGFTSAGNSDTPATDGTAQVSGSDASADAAAFEAALSGFETTEKIPESEVLSFLALQEMAHARLYASVPWLMPRFEALIGKYARGISIDLDAMEEQLRDATSMDPESISGAVNLTKVGIPDTPEQREALSSLESLLAMVEGWVDCVVWRAGMAHLPHIEQLREMLRRERAMGGPAERTFESLLGLQLRPKRMREAAGLWEMITAAEGPEGRDAKWSHPDLLPSLPSDKPAVGASPSSDAPSGSSSDANGSASHPAADGKTGDIDWDAELSKLLGEDGEDSENGNSEDTQA is encoded by the coding sequence ATGGACGACAACGCGATTCACGAGTGGCTGATCAAATGCTTCGGCCCCATTCAGGGTGAGATGGCCTGGCAGCAGATCAGCCAGTTGCCTGAGGAGATCCGTGAACAGCTGATGAGTCAGGACCCCAGCCGGCTGCCCAATCCATCCGAAGTCCAGCAGATGATGGCCGCGTTCAGCGCCGGCGGACTCAACACGATGGGCGATATGCAGCGCACTGTCGAGGAAGGGCCGATCAACGTCAAGCTCGCCAAGTCGATTGCCTTGCAGCAGGCCAACACCTCCGGTTCCGCGTCCAGCGTGTCCGCCGTGGATGGCGAGGCGGCTCGCCGCGCGATGAGTGAGGCGAACCTGTGGCTGGATACCGCCTGCGAGTTCAATCCCGCGCCCGGCGATCCGGATGTGCTGACCCGCGCCGGCTGGGTGGAGGGCACCATCGACCAGTGGGCGAAGTTCGCAGCTCCTGTGGCCGAGTCGATGAACGACGCTTTGGCTTCGGTGATTTCAGAGCGTCTTGGCGGCGCGTTCGGCGATGGCGAGATCGCCGGCATGTTCGCCGGACCGGTGCCGATTCCGATTCCCGACGGCATGAAAGACCCAGCCCAACTGATGAAGCTGCTGGGAAACACGTCCTTTGCCATGCAGCTGGGGCATGCGGCCGGCAATCTGAGCCATGAAGTGCATGGCAGTTTCGATCAGGGCATCGCATTGCTGAAGAATCCGGCTGGTGGACTGATTGCCCAGAACGCCACCGAATACGCGAGGATGCTGAACGGTGAGGCTTCTGCGGCCAAGGCCGACACGGCCGGCACTTCGGTGGACGCGACCAATCCGTTCTCCGCCTCCACCGACGCTTCCGCCAATCCCATTGGCTTCACTTCGGCCGGCAACAGCGATACTCCGGCAACTGACGGTACCGCCCAAGTCTCCGGCTCCGACGCCTCCGCCGACGCCGCCGCGTTCGAGGCTGCGCTCTCCGGATTCGAGACCACCGAGAAAATCCCCGAATCTGAAGTGCTTTCCTTCCTGGCCCTGCAGGAAATGGCTCACGCCCGCCTGTATGCCTCGGTACCGTGGCTGATGCCGCGTTTCGAGGCGCTCATCGGCAAGTACGCACGCGGCATCTCCATCGACCTGGATGCGATGGAGGAACAGCTGCGTGACGCCACGTCGATGGATCCGGAGTCGATCTCCGGCGCGGTGAACCTCACCAAGGTCGGCATCCCCGACACCCCCGAACAGCGCGAGGCGCTCTCTTCGCTGGAATCGTTGCTGGCGATGGTCGAGGGCTGGGTGGATTGCGTGGTGTGGCGCGCCGGCATGGCCCACCTGCCGCATATCGAACAGTTGCGGGAGATGCTGCGCCGAGAACGGGCGATGGGCGGCCCGGCCGAACGCACGTTCGAGAGTCTGCTCGGCCTGCAGCTTCGCCCCAAGCGCATGCGCGAGGCCGCCGGATTGTGGGAGATGATCACCGCCGCCGAAGGCCCTGAAGGCCGTGACGCCAAGTGGTCGCATCCCGATCTGCTGCCTTCGCTGCCTAGCGACAAGCCCGCAGTTGGCGCGTCTCCGTCGTCCGACGCCCCTTCAGGCTCCTCTTCCGATGCCAACGGTTCCGCTTCCCACCCTGCCGCAGACGGCAAGACCGGCGATATCGATTGGGATGCCGAACTGTCTAAGCTGCTCGGCGAAGATGGCGAAGACAGTGAAAACGGCAACTCGGAGGATACGCAGGCATAG
- a CDS encoding S16 family serine protease, giving the protein MPSFEVKHDSRLSRGISRARAYAAARPKRHFVGAFAVLLGVVILLLPSPYVIEMPGPTQDVLGKVEDGAVIDITGTGVTTYKDSGKLLLTTVNASGVPGYPIINAQAVWGWANPQVEVMPREATVPVGQSADQYQKKVEQDMAGSQDSASAVGLAHAKAHADELGIDARALQHAKVTMHVDSIGGPSAGMMYTLGLIDKLTPANESGGKTIAGTGTIDKDGKVGRIGGIALKMLGAKRDGATWFLAPASNCSDVAGRVPDGLRDVKVATLDEAYQALVAIGKGQADDLPHCEA; this is encoded by the coding sequence ATGCCATCGTTCGAAGTGAAGCACGATTCGCGCCTATCTCGTGGAATCAGCCGTGCTCGGGCCTATGCGGCCGCTCGTCCGAAACGCCATTTCGTCGGTGCATTCGCCGTGTTGCTTGGTGTGGTGATTCTGCTGCTGCCCAGCCCGTACGTCATCGAGATGCCCGGACCCACCCAGGACGTGCTGGGCAAGGTCGAGGATGGTGCGGTTATCGACATCACCGGTACCGGCGTGACGACGTATAAGGATTCCGGCAAGCTGCTGCTGACCACGGTGAACGCGTCCGGCGTGCCCGGGTACCCGATCATCAACGCGCAGGCCGTCTGGGGCTGGGCCAATCCGCAGGTGGAGGTCATGCCGCGTGAGGCCACGGTACCGGTGGGCCAGAGTGCGGACCAGTATCAGAAGAAAGTCGAACAGGACATGGCCGGTTCCCAGGATTCGGCCAGTGCCGTCGGTCTGGCGCATGCCAAAGCCCATGCGGACGAACTGGGCATTGACGCCAGGGCATTGCAACACGCCAAGGTGACGATGCACGTGGACAGCATCGGCGGACCGTCCGCAGGCATGATGTACACGCTCGGTCTCATCGACAAACTCACCCCCGCCAACGAGAGCGGCGGCAAGACCATCGCCGGCACCGGCACCATAGACAAGGACGGCAAAGTCGGCAGAATCGGCGGCATAGCGCTGAAGATGCTTGGTGCCAAGCGCGATGGTGCCACATGGTTCCTGGCCCCCGCGTCGAATTGTTCGGATGTGGCCGGTCGCGTGCCGGATGGTCTGCGCGACGTCAAGGTCGCCACGCTGGACGAGGCGTATCAGGCGTTGGTGGCCATCGGCAAGGGGCAGGCCGACGATTTGCCTCATTGCGAGGCATGA
- a CDS encoding DUF3052 domain-containing protein produces MNQTASQNAEEFGFEPGDIVQEWLWDDDVDDSIRAQIEELTGEDLVDEDYDSAVDGVIVWWRDGDDEDELSDTIVDAYAVLGNDGPLWILTPKPGRPGAASSSTVQSAAQTAGMNAATPLTVSSDWNGIRLRAFGKGR; encoded by the coding sequence GTGAATCAAACGGCATCACAGAACGCTGAAGAATTTGGTTTCGAGCCCGGCGATATCGTCCAGGAGTGGCTCTGGGACGACGATGTGGACGATTCCATTCGTGCCCAGATTGAAGAGCTCACGGGCGAGGATCTCGTGGACGAGGACTACGACTCCGCTGTGGACGGCGTCATCGTATGGTGGCGCGACGGCGATGATGAGGACGAATTGTCCGATACGATCGTTGACGCCTACGCGGTACTGGGCAATGACGGCCCGCTGTGGATACTGACTCCCAAGCCCGGCCGCCCGGGTGCCGCCAGCTCCTCCACCGTGCAGTCCGCCGCACAGACCGCCGGTATGAACGCCGCCACCCCGCTGACCGTCAGCTCGGACTGGAACGGCATCCGCCTGCGCGCATTCGGCAAGGGCCGCTGA
- a CDS encoding DivIVA domain-containing protein yields MAQELREGDGKSGIARAGKRKWGYDPAQVDAFLERAHALYDSEGMNLTQHDIQNVSFDLRKNGYVIAQVDAALGRLERAVVDKQTTWEIAQHGRVTWKAKTEKLYHEVQNHAERNERERFKSGAPKQPSYDKKQVDRLVDQIVDKAAAALGVDGVTEDDVRSLADLNADTVNNVIFTQRKGKRGYDERQVDYFLNACVQLLSRLESYARVADFVSGEPAAPAQTATNVTVQANGVSPLFASGTQRPATDERFAPSAVAHDESFDALHQAEQSLFTAPAPVAPAAPAAAAPIAYAPAPASFDASTSTNSTNAEQPVSFAPAAYPVHASNESAAKPVSETPSVAPTAAVAAEPPVSAPSAPVSGATAGNAPSFAPAQSSHESAAPSSTPSVFAEQPVDMVQNDSSLAALAHMAAVSQELPAVDVPSFAPKMPSLDTPNALKLNEVPGSVSSPAPSAPAAQPVNSTADEAASAAMPVSFAPTSKPDRNTNSIPVRVSDSQPADSTTSRPAAESSEYVAASHDTEAAQPSQDKHDSNDSFPLLFPLVGNFDSDIPDLSFPTLNNDDTKKEQ; encoded by the coding sequence ATGGCGCAGGAACTTCGTGAAGGGGACGGCAAGTCGGGCATCGCACGTGCGGGCAAGCGCAAGTGGGGGTATGACCCCGCTCAGGTGGACGCTTTCCTGGAGCGCGCCCATGCTCTGTATGACAGCGAGGGCATGAATCTCACCCAGCATGACATTCAGAACGTGTCCTTTGATCTGCGCAAGAACGGCTATGTGATCGCACAGGTTGACGCCGCGCTTGGACGTCTGGAACGTGCCGTGGTCGATAAGCAGACCACATGGGAGATAGCACAGCATGGGCGTGTGACGTGGAAGGCGAAGACCGAGAAGCTGTATCACGAAGTCCAGAACCATGCGGAGCGTAACGAGCGCGAACGCTTCAAGTCCGGAGCGCCCAAGCAGCCTTCGTATGATAAGAAGCAGGTGGATCGTCTGGTCGACCAGATTGTGGACAAGGCGGCGGCCGCATTGGGCGTTGACGGCGTGACCGAAGACGATGTACGGTCTTTGGCCGATCTCAATGCGGATACGGTCAACAATGTGATCTTCACCCAGCGCAAGGGCAAGAGAGGCTATGACGAGCGACAGGTCGATTACTTCCTGAATGCCTGCGTGCAGTTGCTGAGTCGCTTGGAATCCTATGCCCGTGTGGCCGATTTCGTGTCCGGCGAGCCCGCGGCTCCTGCCCAGACCGCCACGAACGTGACCGTTCAAGCGAACGGCGTCTCGCCATTGTTCGCTTCCGGAACGCAGCGCCCGGCAACTGACGAACGTTTTGCGCCGTCTGCCGTTGCTCATGACGAATCATTCGATGCCCTGCATCAGGCCGAGCAGAGCTTGTTCACTGCTCCGGCTCCGGTTGCTCCCGCAGCGCCGGCCGCGGCGGCACCGATCGCCTATGCGCCGGCTCCTGCATCGTTCGATGCTTCCACAAGCACCAATAGCACCAATGCGGAACAGCCGGTTTCCTTTGCTCCCGCAGCATACCCGGTGCATGCGTCCAACGAGTCTGCGGCGAAGCCCGTCTCCGAGACGCCTTCCGTGGCTCCTACCGCAGCTGTTGCGGCTGAGCCTCCCGTCAGTGCCCCGTCCGCGCCGGTTTCCGGTGCGACCGCTGGCAACGCCCCCTCGTTTGCTCCGGCACAGTCGTCACACGAATCCGCAGCTCCGTCATCGACCCCGTCGGTGTTCGCGGAACAGCCCGTGGATATGGTGCAGAACGATTCCTCTCTGGCCGCTCTCGCCCACATGGCTGCGGTTTCTCAGGAACTTCCGGCGGTGGATGTACCGTCCTTCGCTCCCAAGATGCCCAGCCTTGATACACCGAATGCGCTGAAATTGAATGAGGTACCGGGTTCGGTTTCATCCCCGGCACCTTCCGCCCCGGCAGCGCAGCCTGTGAATAGCACTGCCGACGAGGCTGCGTCCGCTGCCATGCCGGTCTCCTTTGCTCCCACCAGCAAGCCGGATCGTAACACGAACTCCATTCCGGTTCGCGTATCCGATAGTCAGCCTGCAGACAGCACGACCTCCCGTCCGGCTGCGGAATCATCTGAATACGTTGCCGCCTCCCACGACACGGAAGCGGCTCAGCCGTCACAGGATAAGCACGATTCCAACGATTCGTTCCCGCTGCTGTTCCCGCTTGTCGGTAACTTCGATTCGGATATCCCCGACCTGTCGTTCCCCACACTGAACAATGACGATACGAAGAAGGAACAGTGA
- the dxr gene encoding 1-deoxy-D-xylulose-5-phosphate reductoisomerase, with protein sequence MSIASNSTVIILGSTGSIGTQGLDVIARHPERFTVTGLAAGGAHIELLAQQAAQFHVSEVAVFDETKIPALQAALAQAGAQGVRVTGGPDSVIAMAGSGANVVLNGITGSIGLEPSIAALKAGSQLALANKESVVAGGHLLFSAQVRENQINPVDSEHSAIWQSLRSGTHAEVAKLVVTASGGPFRGWKRADMENITPEQALHHPTWNMGPVVTINSSTLMNKGLEVIEASRLFDVPPERIDVTVHPQSIVHSMVEFVDGATICQASPPDMRLPIALGLSAPDRMANVAAACDWTKAATWTFEPLDDEAFPAVQLARHCLAASEKHTAVLNAANEQAVHAFLEHRLPYLGIVDTVKAVLDQMDAELRGNPLFTDVEEMNQLELEARRRADDLINKQ encoded by the coding sequence GTGAGCATAGCCTCCAACTCCACCGTCATCATTCTCGGATCCACTGGATCCATCGGCACCCAAGGACTTGACGTCATCGCGCGTCACCCTGAACGATTTACCGTCACCGGTCTGGCGGCGGGCGGAGCACATATCGAGCTGCTGGCGCAACAGGCCGCACAGTTCCATGTGTCCGAAGTCGCGGTGTTTGATGAGACCAAGATTCCAGCACTGCAAGCAGCTCTCGCACAGGCCGGCGCACAAGGTGTCCGCGTGACCGGCGGTCCGGATTCGGTCATCGCCATGGCCGGATCCGGTGCGAATGTCGTATTGAACGGCATCACCGGCTCCATCGGCCTCGAACCGTCGATCGCGGCGCTCAAGGCCGGTTCCCAGCTGGCATTGGCCAACAAGGAGTCCGTAGTCGCGGGCGGTCATCTGCTGTTCAGCGCCCAAGTACGCGAGAACCAGATCAACCCGGTCGATTCCGAACATTCCGCCATCTGGCAATCCCTGCGCTCCGGAACCCACGCCGAAGTCGCCAAGCTTGTGGTCACCGCCTCCGGCGGACCGTTCCGCGGTTGGAAACGTGCCGACATGGAGAACATCACTCCCGAGCAGGCGCTGCATCATCCGACGTGGAACATGGGGCCGGTTGTCACCATCAACTCCTCCACGCTGATGAACAAGGGGCTCGAAGTCATCGAGGCGTCCCGCTTGTTCGACGTTCCGCCTGAACGCATCGACGTGACCGTGCACCCGCAGTCCATCGTCCATTCCATGGTCGAATTTGTGGACGGCGCCACGATTTGCCAGGCTTCGCCGCCGGACATGCGTCTGCCCATCGCGCTGGGCCTGTCCGCGCCGGACCGCATGGCCAATGTGGCCGCCGCGTGCGACTGGACGAAAGCCGCAACTTGGACCTTTGAACCGTTGGACGATGAGGCGTTCCCCGCCGTGCAACTGGCCCGTCACTGCCTGGCCGCCTCCGAGAAGCATACGGCGGTGCTGAATGCGGCCAATGAACAGGCCGTGCATGCCTTCCTCGAGCATCGTCTGCCATACCTCGGCATCGTGGACACGGTCAAAGCCGTGCTGGACCAGATGGACGCCGAGCTTCGTGGTAACCCGCTGTTCACGGACGTGGAGGAAATGAACCAACTTGAGCTTGAAGCCCGCCGACGCGCCGACGACCTGATAAACAAGCAATGA
- the ispG gene encoding flavodoxin-dependent (E)-4-hydroxy-3-methylbut-2-enyl-diphosphate synthase, with amino-acid sequence MMNTLNTENPIEKPFRKTGDPVDLTSESPLHPRRKSRRIMVGPVPVGGGAPISVQSMTNTLTADVPATLQQIAELTAAGCDIVRVAVPSQDDADALPEICRKSPIPVIADIHFQSKYVFQAIDAGCAAVRVNPGNIRKFDEVGPDICKAATDAGISLRIGVNAGSLDKDLYAKYGGPTPEALVASALKEAHMFEDVGFHDFKISVKHHDVITMVETYRLLASKGDWPLHLGVTEAGPAWQGTIKSCLAFGALLAEGIGDTIRVSLSAPPVEEVKVGCKLLEYMGLRPRKFDIISCPSCGRAQVDVIQLASAVTEGLKDVTAPIRVAVMGCIVNGPGEAREADLGVASGNGKGQIFIKGKVIKTVPEDQIVDTLLTIANDIAAQMEADGQVPVNSTGPVVVPIQHPGH; translated from the coding sequence ATGATGAATACCTTGAATACGGAAAATCCCATCGAAAAGCCGTTCCGCAAAACCGGTGATCCGGTCGATCTGACCAGCGAATCGCCCTTGCACCCGCGCCGCAAGTCCCGTCGCATCATGGTGGGTCCGGTGCCGGTCGGCGGTGGCGCCCCCATCTCCGTGCAGTCGATGACCAACACGCTCACGGCCGACGTGCCTGCCACGTTGCAGCAGATCGCCGAACTGACCGCCGCCGGCTGCGACATCGTGCGCGTGGCCGTGCCGAGTCAGGACGATGCCGACGCGCTGCCGGAAATCTGCCGCAAATCGCCGATTCCGGTCATCGCCGATATCCACTTCCAGTCCAAATACGTGTTCCAGGCCATCGACGCCGGCTGCGCGGCCGTGCGCGTGAACCCCGGCAACATCCGTAAGTTCGACGAAGTCGGCCCGGACATCTGCAAGGCCGCCACAGACGCGGGCATCTCGCTGCGTATCGGCGTGAACGCCGGCTCGCTGGACAAGGACCTGTACGCCAAATACGGTGGCCCGACTCCGGAAGCGCTGGTGGCCTCCGCCTTGAAGGAAGCGCACATGTTCGAGGACGTCGGCTTCCACGATTTCAAGATCTCCGTCAAACACCATGACGTCATCACCATGGTCGAAACGTACCGATTGCTCGCATCCAAGGGCGACTGGCCGCTGCACCTCGGCGTCACCGAAGCCGGCCCCGCCTGGCAAGGCACCATCAAATCCTGCCTGGCGTTCGGCGCGCTCTTGGCCGAGGGCATTGGCGACACGATTCGCGTGTCCCTCTCCGCGCCGCCGGTCGAAGAGGTCAAGGTGGGTTGCAAACTCTTGGAATACATGGGATTGCGCCCCCGCAAGTTCGACATCATCTCCTGCCCGAGCTGCGGCCGCGCCCAAGTGGACGTGATCCAGCTCGCCTCCGCCGTCACCGAAGGCCTGAAGGACGTGACCGCGCCGATCCGAGTGGCTGTTATGGGCTGCATCGTCAACGGTCCGGGCGAGGCGCGCGAAGCCGACCTCGGCGTGGCCTCCGGCAACGGCAAAGGGCAGATCTTCATCAAAGGCAAGGTCATCAAGACCGTGCCCGAGGATCAGATCGTCGACACGCTGCTCACCATAGCGAACGATATCGCCGCCCAGATGGAGGCCGACGGCCAAGTGCCAGTCAATTCCACCGGCCCGGTAGTGGTTCCAATCCAGCATCCCGGTCACTGA
- a CDS encoding alpha/beta hydrolase family protein, translating to MVSLPIFIILLGVMVCISNLTTVPWNIEPTGQSMATLTDDTKVTFDNPSGETLSVRGAYEVDERYVTLNMTDDGELTDEPGAQGKANKDGIQAIRVLIRAPRNAPGARPGVVFMHGAGFGTCDNSFGDVASDMASAGFVTAVIDKPVWNTTDVTRDYPASAKAYDKVIDYLRAQNDVDAAKVGIYATSESTWISSYLLQDDPNIAFQILLSPMVFSPRQSLGFFITQDFTLVGANKGYQSIVQRVFSADTALFGLTNLDLDTLRPAAYAVPTYVAYGSKDVMTAQVDGVRAILDNAHKAGNWNVTIRSYPVANHVLRLGDESQAGTPFADAYVDDLIDWAVGTSAGLTQTSEKAGGTDLYQSVGLPGALKPRRAGTIYGVILHAAVMLLLLASIVLSLVALGRKASADIRWRRDRREAKRAGMPVPRRPEVLGFVHGFGNALLTLTLTTLATLLIFGAGLGQVIMGVVRLAWGGAPTETPGVMYWSWPVIQVVSVLVLWAWSRVFMHLIEVASIRGLIQLPPRRESVRDIVTGTDPVLASTRLGRILFWLVAFTMLCILLVFAFWGLFVY from the coding sequence ATGGTCAGCCTGCCCATCTTCATCATCCTGCTCGGCGTGATGGTCTGCATCTCCAATCTGACCACGGTCCCTTGGAACATCGAGCCCACCGGTCAGTCGATGGCCACGCTCACCGACGACACCAAGGTCACCTTCGACAACCCGTCCGGAGAAACGCTGTCGGTGCGGGGCGCATATGAGGTCGATGAGCGGTACGTCACGCTGAACATGACCGACGATGGCGAGCTGACCGATGAGCCGGGCGCGCAAGGCAAAGCCAACAAGGATGGCATCCAGGCCATCAGGGTGCTGATTCGGGCGCCGAGGAACGCGCCGGGCGCGCGACCGGGCGTGGTGTTCATGCACGGCGCCGGCTTCGGCACCTGCGACAATTCCTTCGGCGACGTGGCTTCCGACATGGCCTCGGCCGGATTCGTGACCGCCGTGATTGACAAGCCCGTGTGGAACACCACCGACGTCACGCGCGACTATCCGGCATCCGCCAAAGCCTACGATAAGGTCATCGACTATCTGCGGGCCCAGAACGACGTCGACGCCGCCAAGGTGGGCATCTACGCCACCTCCGAATCGACGTGGATTTCCTCGTATCTCCTGCAGGACGACCCGAATATCGCCTTCCAGATCCTCCTGAGCCCGATGGTGTTCAGTCCACGTCAATCGCTGGGATTCTTCATCACGCAGGACTTCACCCTCGTCGGCGCGAACAAAGGCTACCAGTCCATCGTCCAGCGCGTGTTCAGCGCGGACACCGCCCTGTTCGGACTGACCAATCTCGATCTCGACACGCTCAGGCCGGCCGCCTACGCCGTGCCCACCTACGTGGCGTACGGTTCGAAGGACGTGATGACCGCACAGGTCGACGGTGTGCGGGCGATTCTCGACAACGCCCACAAGGCCGGCAATTGGAACGTCACCATACGCAGCTATCCGGTCGCCAACCATGTGCTGCGCCTGGGAGACGAATCCCAGGCCGGCACCCCGTTTGCCGACGCCTATGTCGACGATCTGATCGACTGGGCCGTCGGCACTTCGGCCGGACTCACGCAGACCAGCGAGAAGGCAGGCGGCACCGACCTGTATCAATCGGTCGGCCTGCCGGGCGCCCTGAAACCCCGCCGCGCCGGCACCATCTACGGGGTGATCCTGCATGCCGCAGTGATGCTGCTGCTGTTGGCGTCCATCGTACTGTCGCTGGTGGCGTTGGGCCGCAAGGCCTCGGCAGACATCCGGTGGCGGCGGGACAGGCGTGAGGCCAAGCGTGCGGGCATGCCGGTGCCGAGACGTCCCGAGGTGCTGGGCTTCGTCCACGGTTTCGGCAATGCGCTGCTGACGTTGACCCTCACCACGCTCGCCACGCTGCTCATCTTCGGTGCGGGCCTCGGCCAGGTGATCATGGGCGTGGTCAGACTCGCGTGGGGCGGCGCACCCACGGAGACGCCGGGCGTCATGTACTGGAGCTGGCCGGTCATCCAAGTGGTGTCGGTGCTGGTGTTGTGGGCGTGGTCCCGTGTGTTCATGCACCTGATCGAAGTCGCCTCCATCCGCGGCTTGATTCAGCTGCCTCCTCGGCGTGAATCCGTGCGGGACATCGTCACCGGTACCGATCCGGTGCTTGCCTCCACCCGCCTGGGCCGGATCCTGTTCTGGCTGGTGGCGTTCACCATGCTGTGCATACTCCTGGTGTTCGCCTTCTGGGGACTGTTCGTCTACTGA
- the recO gene encoding DNA repair protein RecO — MSLYRDEGVVLRTSKLAEADRIITVLTRDHGKIRAVAKGVRRTKSRFGARLEPFMRVDLLIAEGRSLDTVSQAESIAAYGAAIVGDYAAYEAANVIVETIDKLVGTERERMTDQYRLLIGALNALAKRAHAPQAIGCSYVMRALALAGWTPRLGTCVVCGAAAPAYLSIASGGVMCEADHTTDARRIAPSALGQFDALVHGDWTVLDAAPVERVVRELVEDWGEYYLERPIRSLRLIDS; from the coding sequence ATGTCACTGTACCGAGATGAAGGCGTGGTGTTACGCACGTCCAAGCTGGCGGAGGCCGATCGCATCATCACCGTCCTGACGCGCGACCATGGCAAGATCCGGGCGGTAGCCAAGGGCGTGCGCCGCACCAAATCGCGCTTCGGCGCCCGGCTTGAGCCGTTCATGCGCGTCGATCTGCTGATCGCCGAAGGCCGATCGTTGGATACGGTTTCCCAGGCCGAGTCGATCGCCGCGTACGGTGCCGCGATCGTCGGGGACTATGCGGCGTATGAGGCCGCGAACGTCATCGTCGAAACCATCGACAAGCTCGTCGGCACGGAACGTGAGCGCATGACGGACCAGTATCGGCTCCTGATCGGCGCGTTGAACGCGCTCGCCAAACGCGCCCACGCCCCGCAGGCCATAGGCTGCTCCTATGTGATGCGCGCCCTGGCACTGGCCGGTTGGACGCCGCGTCTGGGCACATGCGTGGTGTGCGGTGCGGCGGCGCCGGCGTATCTGTCGATCGCATCCGGCGGCGTGATGTGCGAGGCCGACCACACCACGGACGCGCGTCGCATCGCGCCGTCCGCATTGGGTCAGTTCGATGCGCTGGTCCATGGTGATTGGACGGTGCTTGACGCCGCACCGGTGGAGCGGGTCGTACGGGAGTTGGTTGAAGATTGGGGGGAGTATTACCTTGAACGGCCGATTCGTTCGCTGCGCTTGATAGATTCGTAG
- a CDS encoding isoprenyl transferase yields the protein MAFENVDYTSLNIPAAPFSDPARIPDFPKNKVPRHIGVIMDGNGRWAKQRGMIRTNGHQAAEPVVFDTIAGAIEAGVRYLSLYTFSTENWKRSPQEVRFLMGFSREIIHRRVEQMDEWGVRVRWSGRRPKLWKSVIDELEAAEERTKNNKVIDVVFCINYGGRAEIADACAAIAREVRDGKISGDRVTEKMIADHLYNPDIPDCDLVIRTSGEQRTSNFLPWEAAYAELDFVPELFPDCGRDVLWRSIDHYIHRDRRFGGVK from the coding sequence ATGGCTTTTGAGAACGTTGATTACACCTCGCTGAACATCCCCGCGGCCCCATTCAGCGACCCCGCCCGTATTCCCGACTTCCCCAAGAACAAAGTGCCTCGCCATATCGGCGTGATTATGGACGGCAACGGCCGTTGGGCCAAGCAGCGTGGCATGATCCGCACCAATGGGCATCAGGCCGCCGAACCGGTGGTGTTCGACACGATCGCCGGCGCCATCGAGGCCGGGGTGCGCTATTTGAGCCTGTATACGTTCTCCACTGAAAACTGGAAGCGTTCGCCCCAGGAAGTGCGCTTCCTCATGGGCTTCTCGCGTGAGATTATCCACCGCCGCGTGGAACAGATGGACGAGTGGGGTGTGCGCGTGCGCTGGTCCGGCCGTCGCCCCAAGCTGTGGAAGTCGGTGATCGACGAGCTTGAGGCCGCCGAGGAGCGTACCAAGAACAACAAGGTCATCGATGTGGTGTTCTGCATCAACTATGGTGGCCGTGCTGAAATCGCCGACGCCTGTGCCGCCATCGCTCGCGAAGTGCGTGACGGCAAGATTTCCGGCGACCGTGTGACCGAGAAGATGATTGCCGACCATCTGTACAATCCGGACATTCCTGATTGCGACTTGGTGATTCGTACTTCCGGCGAACAGCGCACCTCCAACTTCCTGCCGTGGGAGGCCGCCTACGCCGAGCTCGACTTCGTGCCCGAACTCTTCCCGGACTGCGGCCGTGACGTGCTATGGCGCTCCATCGACCATTACATCCACCGCGATCGCCGATTTGGCGGCGTGAAATAA